The following are encoded together in the Plasmodium knowlesi strain H genome assembly, chromosome: 8 genome:
- a CDS encoding translation initiation factor eIF-2B subunit delta, putative gives MDDKPYVTFHKRKKTRANAKVSREKIKKNFLRNEKFIRLSTISKSSTKKTFLHTLFKSFIKPYNEKNTAFYSILCIINNIYKCHYFSKHRCLICKPLHERSASILQEGGGYPDCCDGEDIASASGGGSLTTCASLSSTTASITASTTATATFPYDIYYNLRKINLIESGKLKSSASGGKSEGSRQAGEVDRNQSTQGKESSETEPNRGMLLLDMEKRKITEGGNESESEVRNEVETRVTMGMVKAPVEGKNAREYLHPENKTSQQVDATKTNALNNKPKSSAVVVRKNVSITNKEVSPIKEPIKNFISAKLNLTNVQHYYFLSHNKEHFEDPYHFDVFEKINIFDKILLDLNQSEIHPNVLRTGIFFNKYLNTTHNDRNVDLLTALKSFIKDYSLPPYEPINRHMKVVIDKEINYIIMCKKHSISMGEVIRWFKNMITEHIGKNVLEQTKVIITNNINNYIRTKIVMPSIHISNYVAEHIITDNDILLIYTFDYDIYLSIVKAKRSGKKFQIILVDSEPYKNSYDIKLYTKLGIPVTYTLIGALFYNIKNCTKVLLGIDAIIHNSVYAYVGTSIICMMAHLSNVHVYIACETYKISNKIIIDSFSINNINNNLDIYNYIYMHHHPHHRHHSHYDHYRHQQRHHHQQQQQQHAASHKGSPQMNKSVDQGVMFNRKLNTFINSYADISSTAVLFNNGEIDSRRSAPSKPLIKYFAVEAGKKRSGAFPPSSRRSKHVQEKVYLVEGTPPPSIRANPNGILLKGDPKINCQPSEWKDHPASSHPEVLKTNNDHFPSSCNAFLKDADTTHNGMDTSTLLPKQDDVKREIPICTKQEYSEREEEASVSRNSDVGMRDPGKNVKIFTTASVLTTISTSTVGSTKGILKQPGRTSNEEKNEKSNPLLSSKQNCANLPSPDKNFIKKNKVFFNLKSGKSTSPPRFSSHICTPSNNLSTHNDTCESEEEKICCNSICDSICTSIGNMNVKNVCTDTHNETNLFSSVQSHIRKINSTTDKSFYVANICNDVTPLKHITYIVTEMGLYTSANRNALKVFVQNNF, from the coding sequence ATGGATGATAAACCTTACGTAACGTTTCacaagagaaagaaaacaagAGCAAATGCAAAAGTAagcagagaaaaaattaagaagaacTTTctgagaaatgaaaaattcatTCGACTTTCAACGATAAGCAAAAGTTCGACAAAGAAAACGTTTTTACATACTTTGTTCAAAAGTTTTATCAAGCCATACAATGAAAAGAATACAGCGTTTTACTCCATTTTGTGTataattaataatatatacaaatgccACTACTTTTCGAAGCATCGTTGCTTGATTTGCAAACCATTGCACGAAAGGAGCGCGTCCATATTGCAGGAGGGAGGTGGCTACCCTGATTGCTGCGATGGGGAGGATATCGCGTCTGCGTCTGGCGGGGGTTCCCTTACCACCTGCGCAAGCTTGTCTTCCACTACCGCGTCTATTACTGCGTCTACCACCGCCACGGCCACCTTCCCTTATGACATATACTACAACTTGCGCAAAATCAACTTGATTGAGTCTGGAAAACTGAAGAGCAGCGCGAGTGGCGGCAAGTCGGAAGGAAGTCGCCAAGCGGGTGAGGTAGATCGAAATCAGAGCACGcaaggaaaggaaagttCGGAGACAGAGCCGAACAGAGGGATGTTACTGTTGGAcatggagaaaaggaaaataacggAGGGTGGAAATGAGAGCGAAAGTGAGGTCAGAAATGAAGTCGAAACTAGAGTGACCATGGGAATGGTGAAGGCCCctgtggagggaaaaaacgcACGCGAGTATCTCCATCCGGAGAACAAAACCAGTCAACAAGTAGATGCAACAAAAACGAATGCCTTAAATAACAAGCCCAAATCAAGCGCAGTGGTGGTCAGGAAAAACGTTTCTATCACCAATAAGGAAGTGTCCCCAATAAAGGAACCGatcaaaaattttataagtGCAAAGTTAAATCTTACCAATGTGCAGCATTATTACTTCCTCTCACACAACAAGGAGCACTTCGAAGATCCATACCATTTCGATGTGTTTGAAAAGATAAATATATTCGACAAAATTTTACTCGACTTAAACCAGAGTGAAATACACCCCAATGTATTAAGGacaggaattttttttaacaaatattTGAATACGACCCACAATGACAGGAATGTGGATTTGCTGACAGCCCTCAAGTCTTTTATTAAGGACTACTCTCTCCCTCCCTACGAACCCATTAACAGGCACATGAAGGTTGTTATAgacaaagaaataaattacaTAATAATGTGCAAAAAGCATAGCATCAGTATGGGCGAAGTGATCAGAtggtttaaaaatatgattACAGAACATATAGGAAAGAATGTGTTAGAGCAGACGAAGGTAATAATTACGAAcaatataaataattatataaGAACTAAAATTGTCATGCCTTCAATACACATTTCTAACTATGTAGCGGAGCACATCATTACGGACAACGACATTCTTCTAATTTACACCTTCGATTATGACATATATTTGTCCATCGTTAAGGCGAAGAGAAGCGGAAAAAAGTTTCAAATAATTCTGGTTGACTCGGAACCTTATAAAAATTCATATGATATTAAATTGTATACGAAACTTGGGATCCCAGTTACGTACACATTAATCGGCGCCTTATTTtacaacataaaaaattgcaccaAAGTATTGCTAGGGATTGACGCAATCATACATAATAGTGTTTATGCCTATGTGGGTACGAGCATTATATGTATGATGGCTCACCTTAGCAATGTGCACGTCTATATTGCTTGTGAAACATACAAAATTAGtaacaaaattattattgATAGTTTTAGCATTAATAATATCAACAATAATTTGGAcatttataattatatatacatgcaccaTCATCCCCATCATAGACACCATAGTCACTACGATCACTACCGACATCAGCAGAGGCATCATcaccaacaacaacaacaacaacatgcAGCTTCCCATAAGGGTTCCCCCCAAATGAATAAAAGTGTGGATCAGGGGGTCATGTTTAACCGGAAATTAAACACATTCATAAATTCCTACGCTGATATAAGCTCCACTGCAGTCCTTTTTAATAATGGAGAAATTGACTCAAGAAGGAGTGCGCCTTCCAAGCCTCTTATCAAATATTTCGCTGTAgaagcgggaaaaaaaaggtcaggcgctttccccccctctaGTAGGAGATCAAAGCATGTCCAGGAAAAGGTCTACCTAGTAGAAGGAACGCCACCCCCCTCCATTCGTGCTAACCCCAATGGGATACTTCTGAAAGGAGATCCTAAAATAAATTGTCAACCAAGTGAATGGAAGGATCACCCAGCGAGCAGCCATCCAGaagttttaaaaacaaataacGACCACTTCCCCAGTAGTTGTAATGCCTTCCTCAAAGATGCAGATACTACGCACAACGGAATGGACACCTCCACATTGTTACCCAAGCAGGACGAtgtgaaaagggaaataccCATTTGTACGAAGCAGGAATATTccgaaagggaggaagaggcAAGTGTTAGTAGGAATAGCGATGTTGGTATGAGGGATCCGGGGAAAAATGTCAAAATATTTACCACTGCAAGTGTGCTTACAACCATAAGCACTAGCACAGTAGGATCAACCAAGGGGATACTGAAACAACCCGGAAGAACATccaatgaagagaaaaatgaaaaaagtaatCCCCTCCTAAGTAGTAAACAGAATTGTGCAAACCTTCCCAGTCccgataaaaattttattaaaaagaataaagtgTTTTTTAACCTTAAAAGTGGCAAAAGTACTTCTCCCCCCCGTTTTAGCAGCCACATTTGTACCCCTTCGAATAACTTGAGCACGCACAATGATACCTGTGAAagtgaggaagagaaaatatgtTGCAATAGTATTTGTGATTCAATTTGTACCTCCATTGGAAATAtgaacgtaaaaaatgtatgcacagaCACACATAATGAGACGAACCTGTTCAGTTCCGTCCAGTCGCacataagaaaaattaattccaCCACGGACAAGTCTTTTTACGTTGCCAATATATGTAATGATGTTACTCCGCTGAAACATATCACTTATATCGTCACGGAGATGGGGTTATACACCAGCGCAAACAGAAACGCATTGAAGGTGTTCGTTCAGAATAACTTCTAG
- a CDS encoding GDP-L-fucose synthase, putative → MTRVCLVTGGTGLLGNSLREVIKKECPNFVENENEITVNSGDNNAIKKYIFLSSKMCDLKNFDEAQEFFEKNEITDIVHFAACVGGLYANKNNNLQFLVDNLEINLNVVKLCHRHSITRGIFTLSTCIFPEKCTLPLSEEDIHEGRCHLSNEGYSMSKRVLELLVRFYREKYNYQWICIIPTNVYGKYDNFNLAYSHVVPSIIHKMYLAKVNNTDVRLLGDGTAVRQFIYNRDIATILLYILNTYYCKHFTIVKDEIYSVILSTNLPSNELTVKELAEKIKHFLKFDKEILFDETADNGIHRKTSSNDKLMKILDNSFTFTGMDKGLEETIDWFIGAYESIRR, encoded by the exons ATGACAAGGGTTTGTCTGGTGACTGGGGGAACCGGTCTACTAGGAAATAGTTTAAGGgaagtaataaaaaaggaatgtccCAACTTtgtagaaaatgaaaatgagatAACTGTAAATTCAGGGGATAACAATGCTAttaagaaatatattttcttaagTTCGAAGATGtgtgatttaaaaaattttgatgaAGCTCAagaatttttcgaaaaaaacgaaattacAGACATCGTGCATTTTGCGGCATGTGTAGGTGGTCTGTACGCgaataaaaacaacaacCTGCAATTTCTGGTGGACAACTTGGAAATTAATTTAAACGTGGTTAAACTCTGTCACAGGCATTCG ATTACGAGGGGAATATTCACTCTGTCCACTTGTATCTTCCCCGAGAAGTGTACTTTACCTTTATCTGAAGAAGATATACATGAGGGAAGATGCCACCTGAGCAATGAAGGATACAGCATGTCAAAAAGAGTTCTGGAATTGTTGGTCAGATTTTACagagaaaaatacaactACCAATGGATTTGTATAATACCTACAAATGTATACGGCAAATACGACAACTTCAACTTAGCCTATTCCCACGTAGTGCCCTCCATTATTCATAAGATGTATTTGGCAAAAG TTAATAACACAGACGTGCGGCTGCTGGGCGATGGGACGGCTGTTCGCCAATTTATTTACAACAGAGACATAGCCACCATTTTGCTCTACATCCTTAATACGTACTATTGCAAGCACTTCACGATAGTTAAGGATGAAATTTACAGCGTTATATTATCCACTAATTTACCTTCAAACG AATTGACCGTTAAGGAATTGGCCGAGAAAATTAAACATTTCCTAAAATTCGACAAAGAAATATTG TTCGACGAAACAGCGGATAACGGAATTCATCGGAAG acATCAAGCAACGACAAACtaatgaaaattttggaTAACTCCTTCACGTTTACTGGCATGGACAAGG GTTTGGAAGAAACTATCGATTGGTTCATTGGCGCGTACGAGAGTATAAGAAGGTGA
- a CDS encoding SICAvar, type II, with translation MGEFKYFTEFMQKWLAKEGAAKMQAEVLLKRVREGMDSMFDNMDEKTDEEGNLCQSQKEGAHHILEDDTNRELCKILVRLFYWIGGLRQRGEGEGGNKWIWDKIQITEAAEKEVQNYLRCILGKIVIVKMLGTHCHMSKVLPIVKKGIDKTIREKKFQEEHENCEKIDFKSLSMGRNFFWKEIEKSIMNDRGGGKNIKKIIDQGKCPKGDDLSKGNIGMSEEEKQSLVELFAEARENIGDLQEIIKDRGELQEKDMDELLRKMNAAGGSGEQNIFQTIMGTLRELWKKWEDEAKKKKEEEEQKKANGSSDLDKAGAPDAEDGATESQAAKTPGVGVGPGGVVQGVSSAAINPESGDPAHTTVGVHDDKNTGGDTKTELTVELNNQNGAENSPVQVVESVDKRNSIISVPAPAIASAGGSLSTEATVQPKNTVYIQTSKSLPPAKPEEKNVFNKDINFIDPFLPYIPLIPVLITAIIIITFFLWKYFGFLIRRRRRYEDIEQITTSADPPPPEEQIIDPIEQEDLTISYMPYSYHMIRRRLPTHRKPMHKKLYKKSIIQIHLEVLDECQKGDADLMKNEFLRIIVEEYMKNEKIPSDYVPKEQTRSSGLGFRVSASEDSFPSESSNSVQYWINWIEKNKNLLEEIKREPWFHEIKSYWKEYLKEHLKMQVSDESPLRDDSDVSFLGRKKNLWKQWIAKQHDLMELNSERDWFKNLLSNLDKVLNELVVEQGNQMVQAQNSLKPKNAFPVKNGLGLKNVLGVNKRLEPKNVSGIEDDLWPENVLKVKEVFEVEHPLGVEDVLGRKNVLRRENVLESENMLEPQNILKVREVFDVEHPLGVENVLGRENVLRRENVLETENMLEPQNVLKVREVFDVEHPLGVEDALGRKNVLRRENVLETENMLEPQNVLKVREVFDVEHPLGVEDVLGRKNMLQRENVLESENMLEPQNVLKVREVFDVEHPLGVEDVLGRKNVLRRENVLETENMLEPQNVLKVREVLEPEKMLEPRNVLKVREVLEPEKMLAPEKVLKVKEVFEVEKATENTPSSKVDVVKNPELHQQSYRKKQSIAKLWMLILALVIEQCEVEDNLHGKEIYLDNLLRNP, from the exons ATGGGGGAATTCAAGTATTTTACAGAATTCATGCAAAAATGGTTAGCGAAAGAGGGAGCAGCTAAAATGCAAGCG GAGGTTTTATTGAAAAGAGTAAGAGAAGGGATGGACAGTATGTTTGATAATATGGACGAAAAGACAGACGAAGAAGGGAATCTTTGCCAGAGTCAGAAGGAAGGTGCTCATCATATATTAGAAGATGATACAAATAGGGAGTTATGTAAAATATTAGTAAGACTATTCTACTGGATAGGTGGATTGAGACAGAGGGGGGAGGgcgaggggggaaataagTGGATATGGGATAAAATACAGATTACCGAAGCAGCTGAGAAAGAGGTGCAAAATTATTTAAGGTGTATATTAGGAAAAATAGTTATAGTAAAAATGTTAGGAACACATTGCCATATGAGCAAAGTGCTCCCAATTgtgaagaaaggaatagaCAAAACcataagggagaaaaaattccaagAGGAACATGAGAACTGTGAGAAAATAGATTTCAAAAGTTTAAGTATGGggcgaaattttttttggaaagaaatagaaaagtcaATAATGAACGATagagggggagggaaaaatattaagaaGATAATAGACCAGGGAAAATGCCCCAAAGGTGATGATTTAAGTAAGGGAAATATTGGAAtgagtgaagaagaaaagcagAGTTTGGTGGAATTATTTGCGGAGGCAAGAGAAAATATAGGGGACTTACAAGAAATAATTAAAGATAGGGGGGAATTACAGGAAAAAGATATGGATGAATTGCTGAGGAAAATGAACGCAGCAGGGGGGTCAGGGgagcaaaatatatttcagaCGATAATGGGAACCTTAAGAGAActgtggaaaaaatgggaggatGAAgctaaaaagaagaaggaggaggaggaacagaaGAAGGCGAATGGAAGCAGTGACCTAGACAAAGCAGGTGCCCCGGACGCCGAGGATGGCGCTACTGAGAGTCAAGCTGCAAAAACTCCGGGCGTAGGAGTAGGTCCTGGTGGTGTTGTACAAGGTGTTTCAAGTGCTGCAATTAATCCTGAGAGTGGTGATCCTGCTCATACAACTGTGGGTGTTCATGATGACAAAAACACTGGTGGTGATACTAAAACCGAACTTACGGTTGAATTAAATAATCAAAATGGTGCAGAAAATTCTCCGGTCCAAGTAGTAGAATCTGTGGATAAAAGAAATTCAATCATATCAGTTCCAGCACCAGCGATTGCATCAGCAGGCGGCAGCTTGTCAACGGAGGCAACGGTACAACCCAAAAATACAGTATATATTCAGACATCGAAGAGTCTACCTCCAGCAAAAccggaagaaaagaatgtatTTAATAAAGATATTAATTTCATTGatcctttccttccatacATTCCATTAATCCCTGTATTAATCACCGCCATCATTATCattactttcttcctttggaag TATTTTGGATTCCTTATTCGAAGAAGACGGCGGTACGAAGACATAGAACAGATAACAACATCTGCTGATCCTCCTCCTCCAGAGGAACAAATCATTGACCCTATAGAACAGGAGGATCTAACGATATCCTACATGCCCTATTCGTACCATATGATTAGAAGGCGCCTTCCTACACATAGGAAACCTATgcataaaaaattgtataaaaAAAGCATTATTCAAATTCATCTGGAAGTTTtagacgaatgtcaaaaaggggacgccgatttaatgaaaaatgaattctTACGGATCATTGTGGAGGAatatatgaaaaatgaaaaaattcccaGTGACTATGTCCCTAAGGAACAAACTCGGagttcaggtttagggttcagggtttctgCTTCTGAAGATAGCTTTCCCTCAGAGTCATCAAATTCAGTACAATATTGGATCAATtggattgaaaaaaataaaaatctgttagaagaaattaaaagagAACCTTGGTTCCATGAAATCAAATCATATTGGAAAGAGTACCTGAAGGAACATTTGAAGATGCAGGTTTCTGATGAGAGCCCATTAAGGGATGATAGTGATGTTTCATTCctaggaaggaagaaaaatttgtgGAAACAGTGGATCGCAAAACAACATGATCTTATGGAATTAAACAGTGAAAGAGATTGGTTCAAAAATCTATTGAGCAATCTGGATAAAGTACTAAACGAATTAGTAGTAGAACAAGGTAACCAAATGGTGCAAGCTCAAAATTCGTTAAAGCCAAAAAATGCGTTCCCGGTGAAAAATGGCTTAGGGctaaaaaatgtgttagGTGTGAACAAACGGTTAGAACCAAAAAATGTGTCAGGAATAGAAGATGACCTATGGCCGGAAAATGTGTTAAAGGTGAAAGAAGTGTTCGAGGTGGAGCATCCCTTAGGAGTGGAGGATGTGTTAGgacgaaaaaatgtgttacgACGAGAAAATGTGTTAGAATCGGAAAATATGTTAGAAccacaaaatattttaaaagtgCGAGAAGTGTTCGATGTGGAGCATCCCTTAGGAGTGGAGAATGTGTTAGGACGAGAAAATGTGTTACGACGAGAAAATGTGTtagaaacagaaaatatgTTAGAACCACAAAATGTGTTAAAGGTGAGAGAAGTGTTCGATGTGGAGCATCCCTTAGGAGTGGAGGATGCGTTAGgacgaaaaaatgtgttacgACGAGAAAATGTGTtagaaacagaaaatatgTTAGAACCACAAAATGTGTTAAAAGTGCGAGAAGTGTTCGATGTGGAGCATCCTTTAGGAGTGGAGGATGTGTTAGGacgaaaaaatatgttacaACGAGAAAATGTGTTAGAATCGGAAAATATGTTAGAACCACAAAATGTGTTAAAGGTGAGAGAAGTGTTCGATGTGGAGCATCCTTTAGGAGTGGAGGATGTGTTAGgacgaaaaaatgtgttacgACGAGAAAATGTGTtagaaacagaaaatatgTTAGAACCACAAAATGTGTTAAAGGTGAGAGAAGTGTTAGAACcagaaaaaatgttagaACCACGAAATGTGTTAAAGGTGAGAGAAGTGTTAGAACCAGAAAAAATGTTAGCGCCAGAAAAGGTGttaaaagtgaaagaagtgTTCGAAGTGGAAAAGGCTACTGAGAACACTCCATCTTCCAAAGTGGATGTAGTGAAGAATCCAGAACTACATCAACAATCCTATAGGAAAAAGCAATCCATAGCAAAATTATGGATGCTTATCCTTGCTTTGGTAATAGAGCAGTGTGAAGTGGAGGATAACCTTCatgggaaggaaatatatttgGATAATTTATTGCGAAACCCTTGA